TCGGCGACCTGCTCCAGGATCGGCGCCACGGCGAAGGTGCGCGCGGCGACCACCCGGTCGATGCGCAGCCGGCGCGCGGCGGTAAGGGTGGGGCCGACGGCGGCCACCACCTCGGCGGCGGTGACGGTGCTGCCGTCCACGGACAACGGATCGCTCAGCCGAAACGGCCACGGTGCATGTGCGTACGGCCTCGGTTCAGGCATCGCTACGGTGCCTTGTCCCCGATACGGGTGATTCCTGCGGTACGGAGACGCGAGCACGCGCGCCGCATCGGCACAGTTCGGGCGCCTTGGACCCGAAGCGGGGTGGTCTCGTCCTGCGGTGTGGAGAGGAGAGCACGAACGCGACACATGAGCGCGTTCACAGTGCCTTGGACGCGATGCGGGTGATCTCGTCCTGGGGTACGGAGAAGAGAGCATGGACGTGCCGCATGAACACAGTTACGGTGCCTTGGATCCGGCGCGGGTGATCTCGTCCCGAGGCACGGAGAGGAAGGCACAGAACGTGCCGCATGAACACGGTCACGGCGCCTTGCACGCGATGCGGGTGATCTCGTCCTGCGGGTAGGCCGGCAGCGGCCTGCTCGCCGCCGCGCCGCGGATGGTGACGCCGCTGCCGGCGTGTGCGGCGCCGATCACGGCGGCGGGGATGCCTGCGTCGCGCAGCGCCTGTACCGCGCGGCAGGCTTCCTGGGCATCGGCGCTGAACAGCAGCGCGCCGGATGCGAGCAGGCCGAGCGGATCGATGCGCAGCGCCCGGCACAGGCGCCGCGTCGCTTCCCTTACCGGCAGCGCCGCGGCGTCGATCTCGATTCCCACCCCGGAGCAGGACGCCAGCTCGTGCAGCCCCTGGGCGACGCCACCCTCGGTGGGGTCGTGGGCGGCGTGGACGGCAAACTCACGCAGGATGCGGCCCTCCGCCACCACGCCGATGCCGGGGTCGTCGAGCCAGCGGGCGGCGGCGGCGTGCTGGTCGCCGAGCAGGGCGGCCGCGTCGGAACGTTCGCGGGCGAGCAGGGTGGTGCCCTCCAGGGCCACCCACTTGGTGAGCACGACGGCGTCGCCCGGACGCATCCGTGCGCTCGACCACGGCTCGCCGTCCAGCACCCCGACCGCGGCGGCGGCCACCACCGGCCGGGTCACGGCACTGGTGATCTCGGTGTGGCCGCCCACCCACGCGCAGCCGGCCGCGGACGCGGCCGCCGCGAGCTCCGCGAACAGTTCCTGCAGCGCGCCGCGGGTCGTGCCCGGCGGCAGCAGGACGGTGGTAGTGAGGTAGCGCGGCTCGGCGCCCATGGCCACCAGGTCGTTGCAGTTGACCGCCACCGCGTAGCGGCCGATCGCGTCGCCGGCCAGGGTGATCGGATCACCGGTCATTACCAGGCGCGGTGCCCCCGTGACCACTGCCGCGTCTTCCCCGATGGCGGCGCCGATCAGCACGTCCGGGTGCGCGCCGCCGGCACCGGGAAGCAGGCCGGCGAGCACCGCCGCGTCGATCTTGCCCTCCGGCAACGCCGGCTCCCGCGCCGGCGCCGGGCCACTCAACCGCTCCATGCCCCATTGGTGGCACAAACTGCCGTCTCCGCAACCCGGCGCCGCGGCCGGCTGCCGCAATGCGGCACGGAGCGAACGCCGTTGTCTCCTATATGGAACACGT
This sequence is a window from Spirochaetaceae bacterium. Protein-coding genes within it:
- a CDS encoding AIR synthase-related protein translates to MERLSGPAPAREPALPEGKIDAAVLAGLLPGAGGAHPDVLIGAAIGEDAAVVTGAPRLVMTGDPITLAGDAIGRYAVAVNCNDLVAMGAEPRYLTTTVLLPPGTTRGALQELFAELAAAASAAGCAWVGGHTEITSAVTRPVVAAAAVGVLDGEPWSSARMRPGDAVVLTKWVALEGTTLLARERSDAAALLGDQHAAAARWLDDPGIGVVAEGRILREFAVHAAHDPTEGGVAQGLHELASCSGVGIEIDAAALPVREATRRLCRALRIDPLGLLASGALLFSADAQEACRAVQALRDAGIPAAVIGAAHAGSGVTIRGAAASRPLPAYPQDEITRIACKAP